Genomic window (Candidatus Nezhaarchaeota archaeon):
GTCCTAGAGCTCAGCGTTAAGTTCCGAGAGACATAAATCTACCTGCGCAGTAGAGCACTACAGCCGCGATGAGTAAGAGTGAGCGCTGATTAGTGACGAGTGACTCCAATGATGAGCGGCCACCGCGCACTGCTCTACCCACCGCCAAAAAGAGGCCGCGTATAGGATCGCGGCTAAGCCGCTGAGGTAATGGCCAATAAGGGCCCGGTCTAAGTAGGAGCTACTTGCTTAAGGCGCTCAGCGCGGTTTTAAATGAAGTATCTAGGATCTCAACTACCTTCCTCGCCCTAGACTCGCCCATCCCGCGGACTGCCGTGAGCTCGTCGAGGGTAGCCTTAAAGAACCTCCTAGGGGAGCCGAAGTGCTCTAAGAGGCGCTTAGCTAGCTCGAACCCTACACCTGGGAGAGAGGAGAGGAGAGCTATCTGCGCCTCCCTCACCCCCACGCGCTTCTTCCTAATCCTCCTCAGCCTAAGCTTAAGTAGCGCTAGCCCCAGCTCCTTAGAGTAAAGCTGCTCACGCTTAGCTAAGGAGCATATGAAGTAGGCTGTGTCGAGGGGGTTAGAGCACGGGGCTACGTAGACCCCCTGCTCAATAAAGTAGGCCAAGGCACCCTGAACCTGCGCAGGGGTAAACTTGCGTCTAGCGTAGAGCTCACTTAGTGAGCCCTCGATAATTAAGACGGGGCGCTGAAACGCTTCTACTAGGGCCTCGACCTGCTCGAAGACGCGGCCATCAGCTATGGAGGACGCTAGATCCATCACCGTCTTCCGCTCAATGCCCACGCGCTCTGATACTACATAGTCCGCTACCTCAAGCTTCTCAAACCTAACCTTCACGTTCATTGAGGCGAGGTGGCGTACTACCTCGCTCAGCTCTTCACGAGAGTCAGTTACCACGTATACGCTCATCTCCATGCCCGGCGTAAACATGGTTAGCTAAGCTAAATAGTTAACTTAGAGCTCGCTGAGGGCTTGCGTACGGCTAGCGGTACCGTGAGCTCGGCGTGAGAGAGGCGTCGGAACGATGCCTATAAGTGCCCAGGGGCCTAGCTAGCTAGGCAAAATGGAGGCAGACCTCATAAACATAGTGAAGGAGGCTACAGCCTCTAATCAACGCAGGATGATAGTGCTGGCAGGGAAAGCTGTAGAGCTAGCTCCGCTCGTAGCGAAGATCTATGTTAGCGCTGCCCACTCGGCCAGGGTTTTATTTGCTGCAGATAGCCTCGAGGAGGGGTCGTTGTTTAAGGCGCTCACGAAGAGCTTCCCCCCAGAGCTATGCGTCCAAGGGCTACTGTTTGAAGAGACAGACGAGGTTCTAGGGACTACTTGGGACCTACTCTTCATGGATCTAACTGAGCAACTTAGGCCTAACGACTTAGGTAGGCTCGTAGAGCTCGTGAGGGGCGGAGGGATAGTGGTAATGCTCACCCCTCCTTTAAGCGAGTGGCCAAGTAGGTTAACGAAGTTTCAGCGAAAGCTCGTAGTGCCCCCCTACACTGAGGGGGACTTGAAGAAGAGGTTCGTGAAGAGGTTCGTGAAGAAGCTTCTAGAGCACCCGGGGATATACGTGGTTAACGGCGAGCCGCCAGGCACTTGGAACCCCCCGCCGCCTTCTCCGCACCCTATGGCTAAGCCTACGCTACCAAGCCACTTCAGCTTTCCGAGGGAAATCTACGAGCTCGCCAAGACCCAGGACCAAGTAGAGGCGCTAAAGAGCTTCGAGGCCCTCTTAGAGGGAGGGCGTAGAACCCTAATTCTCACCGCCAATAGAGGTAGGGGGAAGTCGGCGGTACTGGGGCTAGGGGCCGCTGGGCTCATGTGCACAAGCAGGAGGGCGCTTTCGATTAAAGTCACGGCCCCTGAGCCCCGGAACGTAGAGACGGTCTTTGAGTTTGCCTCTAAGGCTTTAAGGGAGAGGGGCGTTAAGGTAAAGGTTAGGGAGGAGGACGGGTGCCCAGTACTACTTCAGTGTAAGCTCGGCACCCTAGAGTACCATAGCCCCTACGGGCTAATTCGCAGGAGCGCCGACCTAGCCATGGTGGACGAGGCGGCAGGAATCCCTCTACCGCTCCTCTTCAAGGTGCTTAGGAAGTTTAAGAAGACGGTCTACTCATCAACCATTCACGGGTACGAGGGCGCTGGGAGGGGCTTTGGGCTAAGGTTCCTTAAGGCCCTTAGTGAAGAAGGAGGCGTCGACGTAGAGCGCGTAGAGCTAAGGTACCCAATAAGGTACGCGCCTAACGACCCGGTGGAAGCATGGCTCTACGACGCGCTGTTCTTAGACGCTGAGCCCCCTAGGCTTGAAGAAGTAGAGAAAGCCGTTCAGCCAGACCGCTGTATCTATGAGGAGCCTGACCTAG
Coding sequences:
- a CDS encoding helix-hairpin-helix domain-containing protein, whose translation is MEMSVYVVTDSREELSEVVRHLASMNVKVRFEKLEVADYVVSERVGIERKTVMDLASSIADGRVFEQVEALVEAFQRPVLIIEGSLSELYARRKFTPAQVQGALAYFIEQGVYVAPCSNPLDTAYFICSLAKREQLYSKELGLALLKLRLRRIRKKRVGVREAQIALLSSLPGVGFELAKRLLEHFGSPRRFFKATLDELTAVRGMGESRARKVVEILDTSFKTALSALSK
- a CDS encoding tRNA(Met) cytidine acetyltransferase TmcA; this encodes MEADLINIVKEATASNQRRMIVLAGKAVELAPLVAKIYVSAAHSARVLFAADSLEEGSLFKALTKSFPPELCVQGLLFEETDEVLGTTWDLLFMDLTEQLRPNDLGRLVELVRGGGIVVMLTPPLSEWPSRLTKFQRKLVVPPYTEGDLKKRFVKRFVKKLLEHPGIYVVNGEPPGTWNPPPPSPHPMAKPTLPSHFSFPREIYELAKTQDQVEALKSFEALLEGGRRTLILTANRGRGKSAVLGLGAAGLMCTSRRALSIKVTAPEPRNVETVFEFASKALRERGVKVKVREEDGCPVLLQCKLGTLEYHSPYGLIRRSADLAMVDEAAGIPLPLLFKVLRKFKKTVYSSTIHGYEGAGRGFGLRFLKALSEEGGVDVERVELRYPIRYAPNDPVEAWLYDALFLDAEPPRLEEVEKAVQPDRCIYEEPDLDKWFLEEEARLKEFIGIYVFAHYRNRPDDVALLGDAPHHRARVLRLPGGKVAVALHLAEEGAMLDEEVEKLIGGYKPPGNVIPVCVARYYLALSKFAKLRGLRVVRIATHPELMNRGLGTRALLELCREAELAGYDWVGAGFGASYELVNFWLRNSFIPVHLSPTRNLVSGEFSVVVVRPLSQEAKEVVDKVNREFKARLIEALADSYFNLEASVARQLLNNVTSRRRLRRPRLTKSQLSRLTMYVLGTLTYEASCDAIKELLRAHFLSTGPARMSLPAASETLLISKCLQGKPWSRAASASGIDPTKVKKELREVVRGLYKFYLGKAERHSN